One stretch of Pandoraea oxalativorans DNA includes these proteins:
- a CDS encoding oxidoreductase, with amino-acid sequence MSSGKILLITGVSSGFGRALAQEALAAGHKVVGTVRNAQAKRDFESLSPSSAFGRLLDVTDFDAIDAVVAEIEANVGPVDVLINNAGYGHEGIMEESPLSEMRRQFDVNVFGAVAMMKAVLPFMRERRRGHILNVTSMGGHITMPGITYYCGSKFALEGISSSLGKEVKPFGIAVTAVAPGSFRTDWAGRSMARTPRSIPDYDASFDPVRRAREEKSGKQLGDPVKAARAMLAAIDSAHPPAHLLLGSDALKLVRENLTALEYEFSQWETLTRSTDG; translated from the coding sequence ATGTCATCAGGAAAGATCTTGCTCATTACGGGCGTGAGTAGCGGCTTCGGTCGTGCGCTGGCACAGGAAGCGCTGGCGGCGGGACACAAAGTCGTTGGGACGGTGCGCAACGCGCAGGCGAAGCGTGACTTCGAATCGCTGTCGCCGTCATCGGCGTTCGGTCGTCTGCTCGATGTCACCGACTTCGACGCCATCGACGCTGTGGTGGCGGAGATCGAGGCCAACGTCGGCCCCGTCGATGTGCTGATCAACAACGCCGGTTACGGGCACGAGGGCATCATGGAGGAATCGCCGCTATCCGAGATGCGCCGACAGTTCGACGTGAACGTCTTCGGCGCGGTGGCGATGATGAAGGCGGTGCTGCCGTTCATGCGCGAGCGTCGGCGCGGGCACATTCTGAACGTTACGTCGATGGGCGGGCACATCACGATGCCGGGCATCACTTATTACTGCGGCAGTAAGTTCGCGCTGGAAGGGATTTCGTCGAGTCTCGGCAAAGAGGTCAAGCCGTTCGGCATTGCCGTGACGGCCGTTGCTCCGGGCTCGTTCCGAACGGACTGGGCGGGACGTTCGATGGCGCGCACGCCGCGCTCGATCCCGGACTACGACGCCAGTTTCGATCCGGTGCGGCGCGCCCGCGAGGAGAAGAGCGGAAAGCAGCTTGGCGACCCGGTGAAGGCCGCTCGCGCCATGCTCGCAGCCATCGACTCGGCACATCCGCCCGCGCACCTGTTGCTCGGTAGCGATGCGCTCAAACTCGTCCGGGAAAATCTGACGGCGTTGGAATACGAGTTCAGCCAATGGGAGACGCTCACGCGCTCAACGGATGGTTGA
- a CDS encoding NAD(P)/FAD-dependent oxidoreductase, producing MSNQVTSSRASRGTFPAYQAGAGWNALLPSRVPHTQAPVARSFDVIVIGAGFTGLAAARRVAELRPDATVLVIDATTVGNGSAGRNSGFLINLPHNTGMGGHGSPVEVARKQIRLYDLGLKWLHELVTTYGIDCGWNPVGKYHAAATPDGEQRLRDTLAQYREWGVPYRELSRDALRREIGTDYYGYGYHSDNNVFVQPAALVRGLADSLPANVRLWENEPVVSLDGTGPFTVTTATTQLRAGQVIVANNGFASKLGLARDRVFTIYTYAAMTPVLSADELAKLGPAAEWGVIPANRLGTTLRKTLGGRFVVRSAYSYEKERPLGDVNAMLTDAYQRRYPQMASHKFEHVWGGVTALTRNGALYFGEVRQGLFASLGCNGAGVLKGSMFGKLLGEMACGQQSPELADALGFERPTWLPPEPIRRVAIVSAIQYQKHRAGLER from the coding sequence ATGTCCAATCAAGTCACTTCCTCCCGCGCTTCGCGGGGTACTTTCCCCGCCTATCAGGCGGGCGCAGGCTGGAACGCACTGCTGCCGTCTCGCGTGCCCCACACGCAAGCGCCGGTCGCGCGCAGCTTCGACGTCATCGTCATCGGTGCGGGCTTCACCGGGCTGGCGGCGGCACGTCGCGTAGCGGAACTCCGCCCGGACGCCACGGTGCTCGTGATCGACGCCACCACCGTCGGCAATGGTTCTGCAGGACGTAACTCGGGCTTTCTCATCAACCTGCCCCATAACACCGGCATGGGCGGCCACGGTAGCCCGGTCGAGGTCGCCCGCAAGCAGATCCGCCTGTACGACCTCGGTCTGAAATGGTTGCACGAACTGGTGACGACGTACGGCATCGATTGCGGATGGAACCCGGTCGGCAAGTACCATGCAGCCGCTACGCCCGACGGCGAGCAACGCCTGCGCGACACGCTCGCGCAGTACCGCGAGTGGGGGGTGCCTTACCGTGAGTTGTCGCGCGACGCCCTGCGCCGCGAGATCGGCACCGACTACTACGGCTACGGCTACCACTCGGACAACAACGTCTTCGTGCAACCGGCCGCCCTCGTACGCGGACTCGCCGACAGCCTGCCGGCGAATGTTCGTCTGTGGGAAAACGAGCCCGTCGTGTCGCTCGACGGCACGGGTCCTTTCACGGTGACGACAGCGACCACGCAACTGCGCGCCGGCCAGGTCATCGTCGCCAACAACGGCTTTGCCAGCAAGCTGGGGCTCGCGCGCGATCGCGTCTTCACGATCTACACGTATGCGGCGATGACGCCCGTGCTTTCCGCCGACGAACTGGCCAAGCTCGGTCCGGCGGCCGAATGGGGCGTGATCCCCGCGAACCGTTTGGGGACGACGTTGCGCAAAACGCTCGGCGGCCGGTTCGTCGTGCGCAGCGCCTACTCGTACGAGAAGGAGCGTCCGCTAGGCGACGTCAACGCCATGCTCACCGACGCCTATCAGCGCCGCTATCCGCAGATGGCCTCGCACAAGTTCGAGCACGTGTGGGGCGGTGTGACGGCGCTCACCCGCAACGGCGCGCTGTACTTCGGTGAGGTCCGGCAAGGCCTGTTCGCCTCGCTCGGCTGTAACGGCGCGGGCGTGCTCAAGGGCAGCATGTTCGGCAAGCTGCTCGGCGAGATGGCCTGCGGCCAGCAGTCGCCCGAGTTGGCGGACGCGCTAGGCTTCGAGCGGCCGACGTGGCTGCCGCCCGAACCGATCCGGCGCGTGGCCATCGTCTCCGCTATCCAATATCAGAAGCACCGTGCCGGGCTGGAGCGATGA
- a CDS encoding YciI family protein, whose translation MYIVELTYIQPLNAIDAQLQAHRAFLSTQYERGIFIASGPKEPRNGGVFIVSGKVSRDELDALIEQDPFRIHGLADYRVTVFDPVKFHPQIADLL comes from the coding sequence ATGTACATCGTCGAACTGACCTACATTCAACCGCTGAACGCCATCGATGCGCAGTTGCAGGCGCATCGCGCGTTCCTCTCCACACAGTACGAGCGCGGAATCTTCATCGCCTCCGGACCGAAAGAGCCGCGTAACGGCGGCGTCTTCATCGTCTCCGGCAAGGTGTCGCGTGACGAACTCGACGCGCTCATCGAGCAAGACCCGTTCCGCATTCACGGTCTCGCCGACTATCGCGTCACCGTCTTCGATCCGGTCAAATTCCATCCGCAGATCGCCGACCTGCTCTGA
- a CDS encoding GFA family protein — MSETLQGSCHCGAVRFEVVTPIEPAARCNCSLCRRKGALMTPAFPQANLRILSGAHDLTCYQFNTRVAKHYFCKHCGIYPFHETRTMPGMLRANIGCLDGVDPYALEASVGDGQKLSVVGDA, encoded by the coding sequence ATGTCCGAAACGTTGCAAGGTTCCTGCCACTGTGGCGCCGTCCGATTTGAAGTCGTCACGCCAATCGAGCCGGCCGCGCGTTGTAATTGCAGCCTGTGCCGTCGCAAGGGGGCGCTGATGACGCCTGCGTTCCCGCAAGCCAATCTGCGCATTCTCTCCGGTGCGCACGACCTGACCTGCTATCAGTTCAATACGCGTGTGGCAAAGCACTACTTCTGCAAGCACTGCGGCATCTATCCGTTCCATGAGACACGCACCATGCCGGGCATGTTGCGCGCGAACATCGGTTGTCTTGATGGCGTCGATCCGTACGCGCTGGAAGCTTCCGTGGGCGACGGTCAAAAGCTCTCCGTGGTGGGGGACGCATGA
- a CDS encoding thioredoxin family protein → MLTLLRSAFVALALTGLTAYAPSQARPISGGTAPEFTGIDNWINSQPLTLSQLRGKVVLVDFWTYSCINCIHTTPYVKQWYEKYKDQGLVVVGVHTPEYAYERDTKNVQDAVRRAGITYPVAQDNRYATWKAYDNLYWPAFYLVDKSGKIVYTHFGEGDYDKTEAAIKAQLAARPS, encoded by the coding sequence ATGCTGACGCTACTCAGAAGTGCCTTCGTCGCCCTCGCCCTCACCGGCCTTACCGCTTACGCACCGTCGCAAGCCCGACCGATCTCCGGCGGCACCGCGCCCGAGTTCACCGGCATCGACAACTGGATCAACAGCCAGCCGCTCACACTGTCGCAACTGCGCGGCAAGGTCGTGCTGGTCGATTTCTGGACGTACTCATGCATCAACTGCATCCACACCACGCCGTACGTGAAACAGTGGTACGAAAAGTACAAGGATCAGGGACTGGTCGTGGTCGGAGTGCACACGCCGGAATACGCCTATGAGCGCGACACCAAGAATGTGCAGGACGCCGTACGCCGTGCAGGCATCACGTACCCGGTGGCACAGGACAATCGCTATGCCACATGGAAGGCCTACGACAACCTCTACTGGCCCGCGTTCTATCTCGTCGACAAGTCGGGCAAGATCGTCTACACCCACTTCGGCGAGGGCGATTACGACAAGACGGAAGCGGCCATCAAGGCGCAGTTGGCGGCACGACCGTCGTAA
- a CDS encoding AraC family transcriptional regulator has protein sequence MKSKISAHKLPAAGTDVRSRTIALLRDLAPAEGYNLTALPSVRILRSDRALSRTPVLYDPGIVIVCQGRKRGYFGEQLYEYDEDHYLAVSVPVPFSMETDATRERPLLALYLHLDFTLAAELASQIDREGVAVHQAAPQSMMSTPMDERMQTSVLRFLEAMSDPLEAAVLGHGLLRELYFRVLTGAQGGAMREALSMRGQFARIGRSLRLIHAAYAQPLDVGQLADEAGMSVPSFHSHFKTITQVSPMQYVKSTRLRQARLLMVRQDLTAEAASHAVGYTSPSQFSREFKRLFGLTPAAETRRMRERFALPEAFADGIYVSSH, from the coding sequence ATGAAGTCGAAGATATCTGCGCATAAACTGCCAGCGGCGGGCACAGACGTGCGCTCGCGCACGATTGCGCTGTTACGAGACCTCGCGCCCGCCGAGGGCTACAACCTGACAGCGTTGCCCAGCGTCCGTATCCTGCGCTCGGACCGGGCGCTGTCGCGCACACCGGTCCTGTACGACCCGGGTATCGTCATCGTGTGTCAGGGGCGCAAGCGGGGATATTTCGGTGAGCAGTTGTACGAGTACGACGAAGACCACTATCTGGCGGTCTCCGTCCCCGTCCCTTTCAGCATGGAGACGGACGCGACGCGCGAGCGGCCGCTGCTGGCGCTCTATCTGCATCTGGATTTCACGCTGGCCGCAGAACTGGCGTCGCAGATCGACCGCGAAGGCGTAGCCGTGCATCAGGCTGCACCGCAAAGCATGATGTCCACGCCAATGGACGAACGGATGCAAACGTCCGTACTCCGCTTTCTCGAAGCGATGAGCGATCCCCTCGAAGCCGCCGTCCTCGGGCACGGTCTGCTGCGTGAGCTCTACTTCCGGGTACTCACCGGGGCGCAAGGCGGCGCGATGCGCGAGGCGCTATCGATGCGGGGACAGTTCGCCCGGATCGGCCGGTCGCTGCGGTTGATTCATGCCGCTTATGCCCAGCCGCTCGATGTGGGCCAGCTTGCAGACGAGGCAGGCATGAGCGTGCCTAGCTTCCACAGTCATTTCAAGACGATTACGCAGGTCTCGCCGATGCAATACGTGAAGTCGACACGTCTGCGTCAGGCAAGGCTGTTGATGGTGCGTCAGGACCTGACGGCCGAGGCGGCAAGCCATGCCGTCGGTTACACGAGTCCATCTCAATTCAGCCGGGAGTTCAAGCGGCTATTCGGTCTGACACCCGCCGCCGAAACGAGACGCATGCGCGAGCGCTTTGCGCTTCCCGAAGCGTTCGCCGATGGGATCTATGTGTCGTCTCACTGA
- a CDS encoding ABC transporter substrate-binding protein: MNLSRRKFLHTSAALSALPAAAAVGGLSLSGFARAADATTLQYGGSAWLGHYPAYLAMKSGALSAAGIDQQWQSFGTSSARMSAVLSGGIDIACTGIVSALALMARGSKHFSIVAVPESFGRVEGLFVRDGVNSLQDLKGKKLGVTFASSAHLLVLDLLGSAGLSNDVTVLNVPAPEIPGAIQSGQIDAAAAWTPQFNRIRAMTGMKLLADDTQFSLYKKYNVTPGPDVLIVRNAWAEKNADVVRKYLKVYFDACQTLRDKPDEAARTLIGLTGMSALDQIETIKGAEWYSLAQQTQLLKSPGNYVDGLQRLAEMLVTYKQIDKAPAVRQWINTSYL; this comes from the coding sequence ATGAACCTCTCACGACGCAAATTCCTCCACACGAGCGCCGCACTCTCGGCGCTGCCTGCTGCTGCCGCCGTCGGCGGTCTGTCGCTGTCGGGCTTCGCCCGCGCCGCCGACGCCACCACGCTCCAGTACGGCGGCTCGGCATGGCTCGGCCACTATCCCGCTTATCTCGCCATGAAGTCGGGTGCACTGAGCGCCGCTGGTATCGATCAGCAATGGCAATCGTTCGGCACGTCGTCGGCCCGCATGAGCGCCGTGCTCTCAGGCGGCATCGACATCGCCTGTACGGGGATCGTCTCGGCGCTCGCGCTGATGGCACGCGGCTCGAAGCATTTCTCTATCGTGGCCGTGCCGGAGAGCTTCGGACGCGTCGAAGGCCTGTTCGTGCGTGACGGGGTGAACTCCCTTCAGGACCTCAAAGGCAAGAAGCTGGGCGTGACGTTTGCGTCGAGCGCGCATTTGCTGGTACTGGATCTGCTGGGCAGTGCCGGTCTGTCGAATGACGTCACGGTGCTCAACGTCCCCGCCCCGGAAATTCCCGGCGCCATTCAGTCGGGGCAGATCGACGCCGCAGCCGCCTGGACGCCGCAGTTCAACCGCATCCGCGCGATGACGGGCATGAAGCTGCTCGCCGACGACACGCAGTTCTCTCTCTACAAGAAGTACAACGTGACGCCAGGGCCGGACGTCCTGATCGTTCGCAATGCATGGGCGGAAAAGAACGCGGACGTGGTGCGCAAGTACCTGAAGGTCTATTTCGACGCCTGCCAGACCCTGCGCGACAAGCCCGATGAAGCCGCACGCACGCTGATCGGCCTCACTGGCATGTCGGCGCTCGACCAGATCGAGACGATCAAGGGCGCGGAGTGGTACAGCCTCGCGCAACAGACGCAGTTGCTCAAGTCGCCGGGCAACTATGTCGACGGCCTCCAGCGTCTGGCCGAAATGCTCGTGACGTACAAGCAGATCGACAAGGCGCCCGCCGTGCGCCAGTGGATCAACACGTCGTATCTGTAA
- a CDS encoding Rrf2 family transcriptional regulator, with amino-acid sequence MRSDSRLSRMLHVLLHMARRDAPFTSEQLAQMLRTNPVVVRRTMAGLRDAGYVRSDKGHGGGWRIACDLHKVTLLDIHRAVGGPNIFAIGVQSDNPECAVERAVNAALDGALREAEAILIARLGAVSLADLAQDFGALCLQHEVAVH; translated from the coding sequence ATGAGAAGCGACAGCCGACTCTCGCGCATGCTGCACGTGTTGCTGCACATGGCGCGACGCGACGCGCCGTTCACGTCCGAACAGCTCGCGCAGATGCTGCGCACCAATCCCGTTGTGGTCCGACGCACGATGGCGGGGTTACGCGACGCAGGATATGTCCGCTCGGACAAAGGGCACGGGGGCGGTTGGCGCATCGCCTGCGATTTGCACAAGGTGACACTGCTCGACATTCATCGCGCTGTCGGTGGTCCGAACATCTTCGCCATCGGCGTGCAAAGCGATAACCCCGAGTGCGCCGTCGAGCGCGCGGTGAACGCGGCGCTCGACGGGGCGTTGCGCGAGGCGGAGGCGATCCTGATCGCAAGGCTCGGTGCCGTGTCGCTCGCCGATCTGGCGCAGGACTTCGGTGCGCTGTGCTTACAGCACGAGGTGGCGGTGCATTAA
- a CDS encoding ATP-binding protein, which yields MTPTLTQGPAPGAFQWHWPRSLFARLALILFVGLALAQALSFWLTMTERNRVTSNMMSVYIESEVASSVALLDHLPAAERAQWLPRLARRSYRFELGTGAAGGKPDAGAAAQVARVIEDAIGVSYPVTVNSVPGDPDRLQAHLRLRDGSPLTIDVFPTPTLPLSGWLPAMLVLQLVLIAGCCWLAVRVATRPLNALAKAADTLGPDLRAERLSEDGPSEVARAARAFNAMQDRIGGYMTERMQILAAISHDLQTPITRMRLRVDTMEDESSAVRLQQDLKEMESLVKEGVTYARTLHGASEAPCKVDLDSLLDSLVCDYVDAGPPVTLTGQVGQPIVTRPQALRRIVGNLVDNALKYGSEARLDVMRRAGRIDVIVTDRGPGIPEDMLEAVFAPFVRVETSRNRHTGGTGLGLAIARQLAQAMDATLTLRNREGGGLEARLSLKA from the coding sequence ATGACTCCCACCCTGACACAAGGCCCCGCTCCCGGGGCGTTCCAATGGCACTGGCCGCGCTCACTGTTCGCGCGGCTCGCGCTCATTCTCTTCGTGGGACTGGCGCTCGCGCAGGCCCTCTCGTTCTGGCTCACCATGACCGAGCGCAATCGCGTGACGTCGAACATGATGAGCGTGTATATCGAGAGCGAAGTCGCCAGTTCCGTCGCGTTGCTCGACCATCTGCCGGCCGCCGAGCGGGCGCAGTGGTTACCGCGTCTGGCGCGTCGCAGCTATCGGTTCGAACTCGGCACCGGTGCGGCAGGTGGCAAGCCCGATGCGGGCGCGGCCGCACAGGTCGCGCGCGTCATCGAGGATGCCATCGGTGTGTCGTATCCCGTGACGGTCAATAGCGTGCCTGGCGACCCGGATCGGCTTCAGGCGCACTTGCGCCTGCGCGACGGCTCGCCGCTGACCATCGATGTCTTCCCCACGCCGACCTTGCCGCTTTCGGGCTGGCTGCCTGCGATGCTGGTTCTGCAACTGGTGCTGATCGCCGGGTGCTGCTGGCTGGCGGTGCGTGTCGCGACGCGTCCGCTCAATGCGCTGGCGAAGGCTGCCGATACGTTGGGGCCGGATTTGCGGGCGGAACGTCTGAGCGAAGACGGCCCGTCGGAAGTGGCGCGCGCCGCGCGGGCGTTCAATGCCATGCAGGATCGTATCGGCGGCTACATGACCGAGCGCATGCAGATTCTCGCGGCCATCTCCCACGACCTGCAGACGCCGATCACGCGCATGCGTCTGCGCGTGGACACGATGGAGGACGAAAGCTCGGCGGTGCGTCTGCAACAGGATCTGAAGGAGATGGAGTCGCTGGTCAAGGAAGGCGTGACGTATGCCCGAACGCTGCACGGGGCGTCCGAAGCGCCTTGCAAGGTGGATCTCGATTCGTTGCTGGATAGTCTTGTCTGCGATTACGTGGACGCGGGGCCGCCCGTCACGCTGACGGGGCAGGTGGGACAACCGATCGTGACGCGTCCACAGGCGTTGCGCCGCATTGTGGGCAACCTGGTGGACAACGCACTCAAGTACGGCAGCGAGGCGCGTCTCGACGTGATGCGGCGTGCCGGACGGATCGATGTGATCGTGACCGATCGCGGTCCGGGCATTCCGGAAGACATGCTAGAAGCGGTCTTCGCGCCGTTCGTGCGCGTGGAGACGTCGCGCAACCGTCACACCGGCGGCACGGGGCTGGGGCTGGCAATTGCACGTCAGTTGGCGCAGGCGATGGACGCGACGCTCACGTTGCGCAATCGCGAGGGCGGCGGGTTGGAGGCGCGGCTGTCGCTCAAGGCATAA
- a CDS encoding ABC transporter permease, which translates to MNHRQPSRATLLSVGFASVVVFLLAWEAACRTGVIDPLFLPPPSAVGERIVAMLSDGTLLSNVLASTRRVMTGFIAATVVAIPLGIVLGTSSYARAAFDPILSFLRPLPSMSWIPLSLLWFGISETQKYSIVFMGTFAPALVYVIEATRSVDPLLVRAAKNLGASNWQVMREVILPASLPQILSGMKIILGLSWTCVISAELVAAREGLGFLIMNGKEFFQTEVVVLGMVMISVTVLVTDIVFRAIERKVLRWQA; encoded by the coding sequence GTGAATCATCGTCAACCGTCCCGCGCCACGCTGCTGAGTGTGGGATTTGCGTCCGTGGTCGTCTTCCTGCTGGCGTGGGAAGCAGCCTGCCGCACCGGGGTCATCGACCCACTGTTTCTGCCGCCGCCCTCGGCGGTCGGTGAGCGCATCGTCGCGATGCTGAGCGATGGCACGCTGCTCTCGAACGTGCTCGCCTCCACGCGTCGCGTGATGACCGGTTTCATTGCCGCCACGGTCGTGGCCATTCCGCTGGGGATCGTGCTGGGTACGTCGAGCTATGCACGCGCCGCGTTCGACCCGATCCTGTCCTTCCTGCGCCCGCTACCGTCGATGAGCTGGATTCCGCTCTCGCTGCTGTGGTTCGGTATCTCGGAGACGCAAAAGTACAGCATCGTGTTCATGGGGACGTTCGCCCCGGCGCTGGTCTACGTGATCGAAGCCACGCGGAGCGTCGATCCGCTGCTGGTGCGCGCCGCGAAGAACCTCGGCGCGAGCAACTGGCAAGTCATGCGCGAGGTGATCCTGCCCGCGAGCCTGCCGCAGATCCTCTCCGGGATGAAGATCATTCTGGGCCTCTCGTGGACGTGTGTGATCTCGGCCGAACTGGTCGCCGCACGCGAAGGACTGGGCTTTCTCATCATGAACGGCAAGGAGTTCTTCCAGACGGAAGTCGTGGTGCTCGGCATGGTGATGATCAGCGTCACGGTGCTCGTGACGGATATCGTATTTCGCGCTATCGAGCGCAAGGTGTTGAGGTGGCAAGCATGA
- a CDS encoding ABC transporter ATP-binding protein translates to MIAIEGVSKRYGDFQALERVDMNIARGEFVVLLGASGCGKSTLLNLITGFDAPTTGRIRVNGREVRGIDPHCGMVFQQYALFPWLSVLDNVAFGLKMKGIDKTTRYATARRYIDMVGLKGFEDRYPKALSGGMRQRVSIARVLANDPDVILLDEPFAALDAMTRQVLQEELLQIYQKSGKTIVFITHSIDEALMLSTRMVIMSARPGRVACDLTNDLPMPRDAQVQLSPRYNELKSQIWNTVQTEVMRSLESQAA, encoded by the coding sequence ATGATCGCCATCGAAGGCGTATCGAAGCGGTACGGCGACTTTCAGGCGCTGGAGCGCGTCGACATGAACATCGCCCGCGGCGAGTTCGTGGTGCTGCTCGGCGCGTCCGGCTGCGGCAAGTCGACTCTGCTCAATCTGATCACCGGTTTCGACGCGCCAACGACGGGCCGTATCCGTGTGAACGGCCGCGAAGTGAGGGGCATCGACCCGCATTGCGGCATGGTCTTCCAGCAGTACGCGCTGTTCCCCTGGCTGAGCGTGCTCGATAACGTGGCGTTCGGCCTGAAGATGAAAGGCATCGACAAGACCACGCGCTATGCGACCGCACGACGCTATATCGACATGGTCGGCCTCAAAGGTTTTGAGGACCGCTACCCGAAGGCGCTCTCTGGCGGCATGCGTCAGCGCGTGTCGATTGCACGTGTGCTCGCGAACGATCCGGACGTGATTCTGCTCGACGAACCGTTCGCAGCGCTCGACGCCATGACGCGTCAGGTGTTGCAGGAAGAACTGCTCCAGATCTATCAGAAGAGCGGCAAGACCATCGTCTTCATCACGCACTCCATCGACGAAGCGCTGATGCTCTCGACGCGCATGGTGATCATGAGCGCTCGCCCGGGTCGCGTGGCCTGCGATCTGACGAACGATCTCCCGATGCCTCGCGACGCACAAGTGCAACTCTCGCCGCGCTACAACGAACTCAAATCGCAAATCTGGAACACGGTGCAAACCGAAGTCATGCGCAGCCTGGAGAGTCAGGCGGCATAA
- a CDS encoding class I SAM-dependent methyltransferase, whose amino-acid sequence MHQDTIAMFDQHAATYDQTWSAMTPLRDALQLVLDNVFAPVPPEANVLCVGAGTGAEILYLAERHPGWRFTAVEPSGPMLDVFRGKADAQGIASRCVFHQGFLDALPEREPFDAATSILVSQFVTDPAERRAFFRGIADRLKPGGYLASADLACDMTSEAGRRLLDVWFGMMSVSPEARERAKAIYGTQVAVVPPEAMDDIIWEGGFDEPVRFFQSGLIHAWFARQAL is encoded by the coding sequence ATGCACCAGGACACCATCGCGATGTTCGACCAGCACGCAGCGACGTACGACCAGACCTGGAGTGCGATGACGCCTTTGCGCGACGCGCTGCAACTGGTGCTCGACAACGTTTTCGCGCCGGTGCCGCCTGAGGCGAACGTCTTGTGTGTCGGTGCGGGGACGGGCGCGGAGATTCTGTATCTGGCCGAGCGCCATCCGGGTTGGAGGTTCACTGCGGTCGAGCCGTCGGGGCCGATGTTGGACGTGTTCCGCGGCAAAGCCGACGCGCAGGGCATTGCGTCGCGCTGTGTCTTCCATCAGGGTTTTCTCGACGCGCTGCCCGAGCGCGAGCCGTTCGACGCCGCGACGTCGATTCTCGTCTCCCAGTTCGTGACCGACCCGGCGGAGCGGCGGGCGTTCTTCCGCGGGATTGCCGACCGGCTGAAGCCGGGGGGCTACCTTGCAAGCGCGGATCTGGCGTGCGACATGACGTCCGAAGCAGGGCGACGGCTGCTGGACGTCTGGTTCGGGATGATGTCGGTGTCGCCCGAGGCGCGCGAGCGGGCGAAGGCCATCTATGGGACGCAGGTGGCTGTCGTGCCGCCGGAGGCGATGGACGACATCATCTGGGAAGGCGGCTTCGACGAACCGGTGCGCTTCTTTCAGAGCGGCCTGATTCACGCGTGGTTCGCGCGTCAGGCGCTGTGA
- a CDS encoding response regulator, translated as MEKIDHVLIVDDDRGIRELLADYLEKNGMRVSVAANGREMRAVLADGAPDLIVLDLMLPGDDGLVLCRELRAGKFRAVPVLMLTARSEETDRIVGLEMGADDYLAKPFPVRELLARIKSVLRRTRMLPPGMQVTETAEILSFGEWQLDTTARHLLDTDGTQVALSGAEYRLLRVLLDHPQRVLTRDQLLNLTQGRQADAFDRSIDLLISRLRQRLRDGAREPRYIKTLRNEGYVFCSAVTVVAAPE; from the coding sequence ATGGAAAAAATCGATCATGTGCTGATCGTCGACGACGATCGCGGGATTCGGGAGTTGCTCGCCGACTACCTCGAAAAGAACGGCATGCGTGTGAGCGTAGCCGCCAACGGACGTGAGATGCGCGCGGTGCTTGCCGACGGTGCACCCGATCTCATCGTGCTCGACCTGATGCTGCCCGGCGACGACGGCCTGGTGCTGTGCCGCGAGCTTCGGGCGGGCAAGTTCAGGGCGGTGCCGGTACTTATGCTCACGGCGCGCAGCGAAGAGACCGACCGCATCGTCGGCCTCGAAATGGGCGCAGACGATTACCTGGCCAAGCCGTTCCCCGTGCGTGAGTTGCTGGCGCGCATCAAGTCGGTGCTGCGTCGCACGCGCATGTTGCCGCCGGGTATGCAGGTCACGGAGACGGCCGAGATTCTCAGCTTCGGCGAATGGCAGCTCGACACGACAGCGCGCCACCTGCTCGATACCGACGGCACGCAGGTCGCGCTCAGCGGCGCGGAGTATCGCCTGCTGCGCGTACTGCTCGATCATCCGCAACGCGTGCTCACGCGCGACCAGTTGCTCAATCTCACGCAGGGCAGGCAGGCCGACGCCTTCGACCGGTCCATCGATCTGCTCATCAGCCGGTTGCGCCAGCGCTTGCGCGACGGCGCGCGTGAGCCTCGCTACATCAAGACGCTGCGCAACGAAGGCTATGTGTTCTGCTCGGCTGTCACCGTCGTCGCCGCGCCCGAATGA
- a CDS encoding DUF4148 domain-containing protein, which produces MKALLIAVSLATLGTAGVAYAAGTDEILTSTGNSLSAADWTPDNGPTLTTAQVQAQLKSAEASGQIDHLNMTLYKGA; this is translated from the coding sequence ATGAAAGCCCTTCTGATCGCTGTTTCGCTCGCTACCCTCGGCACCGCTGGCGTCGCTTACGCCGCAGGCACCGATGAAATCCTGACCAGCACCGGCAACTCGTTGTCCGCTGCTGACTGGACGCCGGACAACGGTCCGACGCTCACCACGGCGCAAGTGCAGGCGCAATTGAAGAGCGCCGAAGCGTCGGGCCAGATCGACCACCTGAACATGACGCTGTACAAGGGTGCATGA